The Alnus glutinosa chromosome 8, dhAlnGlut1.1, whole genome shotgun sequence DNA segment GCCGAATCTAGAAGATTCCGGCCGAATATGACTTGATTCAGCAATTGAtctggccattttggccggatccggtcaaactttctcTCCGAAATCcagcaacggcgaccggacgttacCGGATTCCGGTGACATTTGTCAAAatctgatttttgcattttgtaattttttcgtgcgagccaaacaccgaaaaatattttcgagaaaatcattttttctgaaaatgatttcgtcgaaattattttacgacggaaattattttacgtcgaaacaaacggagcattaatatcACTAacccatagaaaaaaaaaaaaattatggaagtaAATACATTACTCCAAATTGAGGAAGAACATGTAGCACGTATAGGATTGGACCAAAAATACATTTGTCTCCCCACAGCCAAGGGGCAGCCCAACCAGCCAAGGTCATTTCACTACCATTGTCCACGTTCCACAACCAACTCACCACCATCCGTACTATTTCAAGCTAAGCTTTAGTAGAAACtagaaactagaaagaaaaattaaagggaGGAAAAAGATCGCATGCAACCATTAAGCTCAGATTCCTTCTTCCAAATCACTTCCTGTGATAGCAACTAGAATGGCTAACAGTTCTCATGCTTCATTGTACATTTATAGCGGAATAAATTGCGAATGACCGTCACTAGGGTATGGGAGTCCGGGAAAATCTGAATTTCTTTTCCGCTTAAAAATCTCACCTATCTATCAAAAATTCTTCCCTAATTCTACTTTCTTCATCACTCTAATGGTGTTGTGCAGAATGGAATCCACGATTCCAGCAACCTGAAACACAAAGTGTAGTCAATTGATACCGGCAATAAGATGTAAAGAGTTGGAACAGGATTCTCTTCATTTCCCTTGAAATGGAGAGTAACCATTTTATGGTCTAGATTAGATTTCACAAGCATTTAATGATGCAGCAAAATGTACACCGTTAGATGCTGTAAAATCTAATCTGGACCATAAAATGATTCGAGGATCAAAGAAGAATCATAAGATACCAACCGTGAAAACACCCCCAATAATTGCGCAGACATTTGTGATAAAATGTGAAAAGGACTTTCGATTCTCAGTTATTAAAACCTGAcaaagaggagaagagaagaaagaaaatttgaaatgagAAGCAGGGAGTAATATCTAATACATGAATGCTCTATATTTTGTTACCAAACCTGCATCGGAGAAAGCTCAAAATGGAATTTTGTAACGGGTATATGTATGCTCTGCGCCAAACTGCTGTGAGCTGTGTACTCGTACTCCTCAACTAATTTATGAGATCCTCTTGTTATCACCTCCGTTTTAACTATTTGAAGATAATGCTCGATCTGCAAATGAAGTAATCTGATAAATATATGTCGAAATAGCGCTTGAACATCAAAATATCATCCACGTGCAAAGACCACACATAATGAATCTCTTGTAAGCTGATTTTCACCAGATAAGGGGAACCCAAATAGAATGATTTACCCCATTCAGCAACAACTAACCATAATTTCTATTTCAGATAAAATATATGGAACAAATGGATTCAAAATTGGTTCCGGTCCTTGAAAAAATTGTGGGAATTAAACATTGTACATCATGGGTGCAGACTATCTTCATCCACCAATTCCCATATTGATATATAAGATTTTTCTGGACACTTTGAATTCATATCCCCTGTGCTTAGCATATTCTTCACATATATGCTATTTTCCTTGTACATGTGCAAAACATTGCCGATCTCTTTCACACGTAAAGCAGATAAAATAATTACATGATGATGGCTGAGCATGTGAAGAAGATTAGAGaagcaaaaataaaactgaactTACAGTAACATTTGCACCCAAATCACGATGATTAATGAATGCTTGCCCATTCAACCTGTCATGACTTCTACCAAGATAAGGTATCAAGCGCTTCACATCACTCATCACCCTAGGCGCAACCTTCCGACCAAAAGAAAGATTGGATATGACATGTGACATATTCATTTGAGTAGGATCAAACGAATGGGCTCCTGAACGAGCTGAGATGATAAGGTTTCCTGGAACCTGCAGAGAGCAAGACAGTTTTTATTTGAAACTTTACACCCAAATAAAAACAGCTAGGTGTTACACTTTGGGCCCGATTTGCAGGTCCAAGGAATGGCCAGAATATGTTGAGAGCATAAGTATAGTTACTGTAACCAACACAGTGATGTGTTATTATTGCCGAATACTTTCATTTTCAGAGCAATTTCAAGGATGTGAAGCATCTCTAGGCATGCTCACATCAGGAAACTCTGAAGCTACAAAAGAGTTCTATTGCAATAACAGTTTGCTTATGGATAACTGTAAAATATCCAAGCAATACTTCTATGAATTTCCATATTTATAGGAAATTACCTTTTTAACTCGCACATATCCTTCAATTCTACACCCTCCTGTCAATGGTGCAGGTCTTTTAGCATTCTCTGACACATTTTCAGACTTCCCCTCCAAAGCTAGCTTCTTAGACTCCAGTGGAATAGATGCAACCAAAGCTTCCATTGTCTGCAAGGCCATGTGACACCCTTAATGTGTCTTGGACTAGAGGAAAGCCAAACACAAAACTTGGAAGAAAGTGATTCTAAAGCAAACCAAATTGCTTCTGTACCTTAACCAAGCTATCTTCATCTCGATCTCCATGATAAGATTCATGGTCATGGTGTCCATGGTCATCCCTGTGACAGACGAAAGTCAAACAAGAAGGAATTAGAATTGCAGAATACAGGCAGAGATGAAAACTCTGATGCTACTCGTATGATATATGGAGCATAAATGCTTATGGAATGAGCAAAACATGCTGCTAACCATGCAAAACAACCCTATGGCAATACAATTTCAAATTAGAACCAGTTAATTCTTAATGCAGACATAACAATTACAATTGctgttattcataaaaaattaaaaaaaaaaaaaaattacaattgcTGTTCTATAGAACTTACTTAGACATGCAGGGGCAAATTAGATTAAAAGACACAATCataaacatatttttcattGATAACTTAAACACGTATCTAGTAATTTTTGAACCCATGACCTCATTCTCCTTCCCATTTTATGGGAATACAATGATGAACCTTTTATAGATTGAATCGACAATGGATGTGAATATGAAGCATATGATAAAAACCTCTTCAATAACTGAAAGCACAAAGAGTAAAATGTGCAAATTTATGCAAGCTATAAAAAATCACTGAACATCGCTTGAGAATGGTGGTATGCATAAACAGAAAGATAAATTATTTACCTAACATCACTTCCTTTACGAAAAATGCGAACTGAAGGATAGCCTTGTATATGATGCCTAAACAGTAAAGGTGAAGTTAGGAACAATAGCACAAAGGTGAGAAACTAAGCAGAGGAAAAgcataagaaaaataaacaaagttgTAATCCAACATAAAACTATGAACTGCATAAGTAATTCAGAAGTCggccactatttttttttttcttgataaagTAAAGAAGTCGCCACAATTCTCACAAAGGAGATACAAAATATCTTCATCTCATTATTACTAGAATTTATTTAGAATAAGCATGAGAAGATCACACAGAGTAGTTACCATAAGTCCTTGTATAATGTGCACATGATATTTACTAGAGAAACAAAAACCAGCTAATACAAAGAGGTCATCCAAACCAAATACCATAAAGACCTATGAAAATTATACAATGGCCCCTAAATTGTGGAATAGCCAAGCATCAAAACTCTAGCAATAGAGTAATCCCCCCAAACCACCCACTCTCTCCCCGCCCCCCTTGTCCCCCAAAAAAATTcacagaaataaaaaatttaaaaaaaaaatctaaaaagtaaTCTTGtaactttttgaaataaatataacaGCTTCATCCATAAAACCATCATAATtcacaaatatattttttaggatGAAGAATATTGAAATAATCATTCATTACAAGCCTTGTTATCAATAAGCCATGAAAAAATTGATAGCATAGCTAGCAATATTTCGATCACAATAGTTTGCAGCCCCATCCAAACCAGTTCTGATTCtagtttaattttaataaaaatgtttCCCAAGTGAATCTGTATGAAGAGGGGACTCTTCCTTTCGGATTTTCTTACCGACTCTGATTGTCTGTTAGGAGGAGAACGGAAGAGGGAGGAAAGAAACGTAGGATGAACAAGAGTTTTTCACTGTTTGATATGAGATAAAAATAGGAATGAAGGACAAAGGGGAAGGTGGGTGTTTTCCACCTTGGCCCACCAAAACTCACCAAATGTGGGAAGAAAATAGGAGAGATTTtgaatgagaaaaaaataatataaaaaaaaattaccctgactaataaattttaaatcaataatataaagaaat contains these protein-coding regions:
- the LOC133875844 gene encoding protein disulfide-isomerase 5-4-like is translated as MISSSKIKSVDFYRKIPRDLTEASLSGAGLSIVAALSMMFLFGMELNNYLTVSTSTAVIVDTSSDGDFLRIDFNISFPVLSCEFASVDVSDILGTNRLNITKTIRKFSIDPNLRPTGVEFHSGPISHHIKHGDEVDEEPVEGSVPLTAQNFDKYSHMHQILVVNFFAPWCYWSNRLKPAWEKTAKTIRERYDPELDGRILLGKVDCTQEPDLCRRHHIQGYPSVRIFRKGSDVRDDHGHHDHESYHGDRDEDSLVKTMEALVASIPLESKKLALEGKSENVSENAKRPAPLTGGCRIEGYVRVKKVPGNLIISARSGAHSFDPTQMNMSHVISNLSFGRKVAPRVMSDVKRLIPYLGRSHDRLNGQAFINHRDLGANVTIEHYLQIVKTEVITRGSHKLVEEYEYTAHSSLAQSIHIPVTKFHFELSPMQVLITENRKSFSHFITNVCAIIGGVFTVAGIVDSILHNTIRVMKKVELGKNF